From a region of the Corallococcus coralloides DSM 2259 genome:
- a CDS encoding RDD family protein, which translates to MSDGTLFSMDTPPTEARFQNRLWVADALDLTGAALVGWGAVRAAEWVSTPALLGFAMGAAWVVLSCVGGLTGLTPGRHALGLKLERTEGRVPGLGAGLLRALTAPVELLLQVVLQRRPLDAQLGVHAAVIPGGLRGWARSLPLPLVGLVLLAGAVWSIVTPTRQEMLQYLDRTLTGWHCCHGTREVTWQCRASLSRAVRNANGGDTEVTEFLRNECPVAATRLKP; encoded by the coding sequence ATGAGCGACGGGACGTTGTTCTCCATGGACACTCCGCCCACCGAGGCCCGGTTCCAGAACCGGCTCTGGGTGGCGGATGCATTGGACCTCACGGGCGCGGCGCTCGTGGGTTGGGGGGCGGTGCGCGCGGCGGAGTGGGTGTCCACGCCGGCGCTGTTGGGGTTCGCCATGGGGGCCGCCTGGGTGGTGCTGTCCTGCGTGGGCGGGCTGACGGGGCTCACCCCGGGCCGTCACGCCCTGGGCCTCAAGCTGGAGCGGACGGAAGGAAGGGTGCCCGGCCTGGGCGCGGGGCTGCTGCGCGCGCTCACCGCGCCGGTGGAGCTGCTGCTGCAGGTGGTGCTGCAACGCCGGCCGCTGGATGCTCAGCTGGGCGTGCACGCGGCCGTGATTCCGGGCGGCCTCCGGGGCTGGGCGCGGAGCCTGCCGCTGCCGCTCGTGGGGCTGGTGCTGCTGGCGGGCGCGGTGTGGAGCATCGTCACGCCCACGCGGCAGGAGATGCTCCAGTACCTGGACCGCACGCTGACCGGGTGGCACTGCTGCCACGGCACGCGCGAGGTCACCTGGCAGTGCCGCGCGTCCCTGTCCCGCGCGGTGCGCAACGCGAACGGCGGCGACACGGAGGTCACGGAGTTCCTGCGCAACGAGTGCCCCGTGGCCGCCACGCGGCTGAAGCCCTGA
- a CDS encoding PDR/VanB family oxidoreductase, with the protein MTTNTLRLRVARITREAEGIQSYELVSQDGSALPEFEAGAHLDVQVPGLNGMRQYSLCNDPSETHRYVIAVQRDANGRGGSKAMHENVHEGDVLTVSEPLNDFPLLYGRSYVLIAGGIGITPLLAMARLLERTGAEWVLHYCTRDADRTAFRELLSTPSFAGRVHVHHDGGDPSKGLDVRALLATRGPGTRLYCCGPAGLMKAVREAATLHKWPWEKVHFEAFTAEGTSATHATPEEDFEVSLKSTGQVLRVPAGKSVLNVLRTHGVKVESDCEAGSCGTCVTRVCEGTPEHRDTFFQQEPAGNERMLVCVSRARSKRLVLDL; encoded by the coding sequence GTGACGACGAACACGCTGCGCCTCCGGGTGGCGCGCATCACCCGTGAAGCGGAAGGCATCCAGTCCTACGAGCTGGTCTCCCAGGACGGCAGCGCCCTGCCCGAGTTCGAAGCCGGCGCCCACCTGGACGTGCAGGTGCCGGGCCTCAACGGCATGCGCCAGTACTCGCTCTGCAACGACCCGAGCGAGACGCACCGCTATGTCATCGCCGTGCAGCGCGACGCCAACGGCCGCGGCGGCTCCAAGGCGATGCATGAGAACGTCCACGAGGGCGACGTGCTCACCGTGAGCGAGCCCCTCAACGACTTCCCCCTCCTGTACGGGCGCAGCTACGTGCTCATCGCGGGCGGCATCGGCATCACGCCGCTCCTGGCCATGGCGCGCCTGCTGGAGCGCACCGGCGCGGAGTGGGTGCTGCACTACTGCACGCGCGACGCGGACCGCACCGCCTTCCGGGAGCTGTTGTCCACGCCGTCCTTCGCGGGCCGCGTGCACGTGCACCACGACGGGGGTGACCCTTCGAAGGGGCTGGACGTGCGGGCGCTGCTCGCGACGCGCGGCCCGGGCACCCGGCTGTACTGCTGCGGCCCGGCGGGCCTGATGAAGGCCGTGCGCGAGGCGGCCACGCTGCACAAGTGGCCCTGGGAGAAGGTGCACTTCGAGGCCTTCACCGCGGAGGGCACGTCCGCCACCCACGCGACGCCGGAGGAGGACTTCGAGGTGTCGCTCAAGAGCACCGGCCAGGTGCTGCGCGTGCCGGCCGGCAAGAGCGTGCTCAACGTGCTGCGCACCCACGGCGTGAAGGTGGAGAGCGACTGCGAGGCGGGCTCCTGCGGCACCTGCGTCACCCGCGTATGCGAGGGAACTCCGGAGCACCGTGACACGTTCTTCCAGCAAGAGCCCGCGGGAAATGAACGGATGTTGGTCTGCGTGTCGCGCGCCCGGTCCAAGCGGCTGGTGCTGGATCTGTAG
- a CDS encoding hemerythrin domain-containing protein yields the protein MDAITLLKADHKTVEQLFRKFEKAGDHALAHKRKLVDEMVRELSIHAAIEEQVFYPAVRARSEELSPDVLRALEEHHVVKWVLSELDTLPPESERFDAKVHVLMENVRAHVTEEEQYLFPEVKKAFKPQELRQVGEALELAKKGAPTHPHPAAPDTPPGNLLTGAVAAVMDMGRDALRVARRKAVTQVRKSAPRPLRKPLESMMSLDQAGDSLH from the coding sequence ATGGATGCCATCACGTTGCTGAAGGCGGACCACAAGACGGTGGAGCAGCTGTTCCGCAAGTTCGAGAAGGCGGGCGACCACGCGCTGGCGCACAAGCGCAAGCTGGTGGACGAGATGGTGCGCGAGCTGTCCATCCACGCCGCCATCGAGGAGCAGGTCTTCTACCCGGCCGTGCGCGCGCGTTCGGAGGAGCTGTCCCCGGACGTGCTGCGGGCGCTGGAGGAGCACCACGTGGTGAAGTGGGTGCTGTCGGAGCTGGACACGCTGCCGCCGGAGTCCGAGCGCTTCGACGCGAAGGTGCACGTGCTGATGGAGAACGTGCGCGCGCACGTCACGGAGGAGGAGCAGTACCTCTTCCCGGAGGTGAAGAAGGCCTTCAAGCCGCAGGAGCTGCGGCAGGTGGGCGAGGCGCTGGAGCTGGCGAAGAAGGGCGCGCCCACGCACCCGCACCCGGCCGCGCCGGACACCCCGCCGGGCAACCTGCTGACGGGCGCGGTGGCGGCGGTGATGGACATGGGCCGGGACGCGCTGCGCGTCGCGCGCCGCAAGGCCGTCACGCAGGTGCGCAAGTCCGCGCCGCGTCCCTTGCGCAAGCCGTTGGAGTCCATGATGTCGCTGGACCAGGCAGGCGATTCGCTGCACTGA
- a CDS encoding SIMPL domain-containing protein — protein MSAVRRMLTTLVVLAGFTAAAQTQGPAGSPQPRPPVDPQVRTLRVEGTGEVKAQPDEAFIDVAVETSAQTAKAAGEENAKRMEKVLAALTGAGIAKRDLQTRNYNVYPEYTPSPPQGGEPKLKGYRVSNLVSVHVTDLSKVGSLLDKALAAGANRVDSVRFGLSRQDAVQGEALRQAVARARKSAEVLAASLNVKLGAVLDASTVTEAPRLYPATFAMDMAESRAAPTTPIQPEEQTVQAKVTLIFAIQ, from the coding sequence ATGTCCGCTGTTCGCAGGATGTTGACGACGTTGGTGGTGCTCGCGGGCTTCACGGCCGCGGCGCAGACGCAGGGCCCGGCCGGTTCACCGCAGCCCCGGCCGCCGGTGGATCCGCAGGTGCGCACGCTGCGCGTGGAGGGCACCGGCGAGGTGAAGGCGCAGCCGGACGAGGCCTTCATCGACGTGGCGGTGGAGACGTCCGCGCAGACCGCGAAGGCGGCGGGCGAGGAGAACGCGAAGCGGATGGAGAAGGTGCTCGCGGCGCTGACGGGTGCGGGCATCGCGAAGCGGGACCTGCAGACGCGCAACTACAACGTCTATCCGGAGTACACGCCGTCGCCGCCGCAGGGCGGTGAGCCGAAGCTCAAGGGCTACCGGGTGAGCAACCTGGTGAGCGTCCACGTGACGGACCTGTCCAAGGTGGGGAGCCTGTTGGACAAGGCGCTGGCGGCGGGAGCGAACCGGGTGGACTCGGTGCGTTTCGGGCTGAGCCGCCAGGACGCGGTGCAGGGCGAAGCGCTGCGGCAGGCGGTGGCGCGAGCGCGCAAGTCCGCGGAGGTGCTGGCCGCGTCGCTCAACGTGAAGCTGGGAGCGGTGCTGGACGCGAGCACGGTGACGGAAGCCCCGCGCCTGTACCCGGCCACCTTCGCCATGGACATGGCGGAGTCGCGAGCCGCGCCCACCACGCCCATCCAGCCGGAAGAGCAGACGGTGCAGGCGAAGGTGACGCTCATCTTCGCGATCCAGTAG
- a CDS encoding DUF2380 domain-containing protein codes for MKGSLRGVEAAFTQLAARLPALGGWGLTGVFTRYLDQGSKQVTWLQGALGSATALTDAASEVGDTDMELGLLRMTGPKLQAAQFGTLLLATWVDFLHLADAVLRNCPMCSVEKIFTDLHRVQGLMEPTLTDLASLDPERVEAATTAMPELMGKLTREFDTLQRETRETMKFGGQVIAAMQAVEMVTMISTMKMAMPRVPPSAPATLGVGLVMSSGGVMMGSRMVVSAEWVEMMRRLVKAGVISVPAVSAAVLIQGGQVMMAQAHQDLPKGVRDALGDSPEVRGMQVTGRAGAGMSDAPKHHVLPQEHREWFEQRGFKGTMDIDQFCVRLEQAHHEAIHGGGNWKLGRMWPGEWNRMIMRTLSDAEMAVGRMLTRNDILSIVAERMKRYDIPMNFVPGSSR; via the coding sequence GTGAAAGGCTCCCTGCGCGGCGTCGAGGCCGCGTTCACCCAACTGGCGGCCCGTCTTCCGGCCCTCGGGGGCTGGGGCCTTACCGGCGTCTTCACGCGCTACCTCGACCAGGGCTCCAAGCAGGTGACGTGGCTTCAGGGCGCGCTGGGGAGCGCCACCGCGTTGACGGACGCGGCCTCGGAAGTCGGCGACACGGACATGGAGCTGGGCCTCCTGCGCATGACGGGGCCGAAGCTCCAGGCTGCTCAGTTCGGGACCCTCCTGCTGGCCACCTGGGTGGACTTCCTGCACCTCGCGGACGCCGTGCTCCGAAACTGCCCGATGTGTAGCGTCGAGAAGATCTTCACCGACCTTCATCGCGTGCAGGGGCTGATGGAGCCCACGCTCACGGACCTCGCCTCATTGGACCCGGAGCGGGTGGAGGCGGCGACGACCGCGATGCCCGAGCTGATGGGGAAGCTGACCCGCGAGTTCGACACGCTCCAGCGGGAAACCCGCGAGACCATGAAGTTCGGCGGGCAGGTCATCGCGGCGATGCAAGCGGTGGAGATGGTCACGATGATCTCCACGATGAAGATGGCCATGCCACGCGTGCCGCCCTCGGCCCCCGCGACGCTTGGCGTGGGCCTCGTGATGAGCTCGGGTGGAGTCATGATGGGCTCGCGGATGGTGGTCTCCGCCGAGTGGGTGGAGATGATGCGAAGGCTCGTGAAAGCGGGCGTCATCTCCGTTCCCGCCGTCAGCGCGGCCGTCCTCATTCAGGGCGGGCAGGTCATGATGGCCCAGGCGCATCAGGACCTGCCCAAGGGCGTACGCGACGCGCTGGGGGACAGCCCCGAAGTGCGCGGCATGCAGGTGACGGGCAGAGCGGGGGCGGGCATGTCGGACGCTCCGAAGCACCATGTGCTGCCGCAAGAGCACCGCGAGTGGTTCGAGCAGCGCGGCTTCAAGGGCACCATGGACATCGACCAGTTTTGCGTCCGGTTGGAGCAGGCCCACCACGAGGCGATTCACGGCGGGGGGAACTGGAAGCTGGGGCGCATGTGGCCCGGTGAGTGGAACCGGATGATCATGCGCACCTTGAGTGATGCGGAGATGGCGGTAGGCCGGATGTTGACCCGCAATGACATCCTGAGCATCGTTGCAGAGCGTATGAAGCGCTACGACATCCCGATGAACTTCGTTCCTGGAAGCAGCCGATGA
- a CDS encoding cysteine hydrolase family protein yields MSHPTIRTILGASAPDTLDPFSTALLVIDFQEEYFSGKLPIPDGMRALNNARRLIAFADRHKLPVFHVWHVSPSGAPVFAHDSATAFCHKDLQPAAHHKVVKKNQISVFQGTELHHELQISRIKTLIISGLMTHACVSGAARDAVPLGYNVIVADDASATRDIDVPGGGTIPHDVLHKSALVTIADTFGAVMGTNAIVNLNVR; encoded by the coding sequence GTGTCGCACCCCACGATCCGCACCATCCTCGGCGCATCCGCCCCGGACACGCTTGACCCCTTCAGCACCGCATTGCTGGTGATCGACTTCCAGGAAGAATACTTCAGCGGAAAGCTGCCCATTCCGGATGGGATGCGCGCACTGAACAACGCCAGGCGACTCATCGCCTTCGCGGATCGGCACAAGCTGCCGGTCTTCCACGTGTGGCATGTGTCCCCGTCCGGCGCGCCCGTCTTCGCCCACGACAGCGCGACGGCCTTCTGCCACAAGGACCTCCAGCCGGCCGCCCATCACAAGGTCGTCAAGAAGAACCAGATCAGCGTGTTCCAGGGCACGGAGCTCCATCACGAGCTGCAGATCTCCCGAATCAAGACGCTGATCATCTCCGGCCTGATGACCCACGCCTGCGTGTCCGGTGCGGCGCGGGATGCGGTCCCCCTCGGCTACAACGTCATCGTGGCGGATGACGCCTCGGCCACCCGGGACATCGATGTGCCCGGCGGAGGCACCATTCCGCATGATGTGCTGCACAAGTCCGCGCTGGTGACCATCGCCGACACCTTTGGCGCCGTCATGGGCACCAACGCCATCGTGAACCTGAACGTCCGCTGA
- a CDS encoding SCO family protein, translated as MLAGALVIASLSTAWPYVQRERARIAAANLPMYGPLPRFELTAQTGRPFSDADMRGHLYVADFFFTRCPTVCPLLTEKMLRVQRQAREQGLDVRFASFSVDPRYDTPERLTAYARDHRIDTSNWTLLTGPLDQVETTVLEGFRVMMGRDADAGEDDFFSVFHGEHFVLVDARGQLRGYYRVTEGAGGLEALLRDAALLAQAPE; from the coding sequence GTGCTCGCCGGAGCACTGGTCATCGCGTCGCTGTCCACGGCGTGGCCCTACGTTCAACGGGAACGCGCGCGCATCGCCGCGGCGAACCTGCCGATGTATGGCCCGCTCCCGCGCTTCGAGCTGACCGCCCAGACGGGACGCCCCTTCTCCGACGCCGACATGCGGGGCCATCTCTACGTGGCGGACTTCTTCTTCACCCGCTGCCCCACCGTGTGCCCGCTGCTCACGGAGAAGATGCTGCGGGTACAGCGACAGGCCCGGGAGCAGGGGCTGGACGTACGCTTCGCCTCGTTCAGCGTCGACCCTCGCTACGACACGCCGGAGCGGCTGACCGCCTATGCGCGCGACCACCGCATCGACACGTCCAACTGGACGCTGTTGACGGGCCCGCTGGACCAGGTGGAGACGACCGTCCTGGAGGGCTTCCGGGTGATGATGGGCCGCGACGCCGACGCGGGCGAGGACGACTTCTTCAGCGTCTTCCACGGGGAGCACTTCGTCCTCGTGGACGCCCGGGGACAGCTGCGCGGCTACTACCGGGTCACCGAGGGAGCGGGCGGATTGGAAGCCCTGCTCCGGGACGCCGCGCTGCTGGCCCAGGCCCCGGAGTAA
- a CDS encoding FixH family protein, with protein sequence MKALLMGMLLLGATPSAAPDAGSDAGQVSVATTVGTVASASGRLRVEVLSSMTPLRRGVQVFQVRVTDAASGKPVPGVVLSVQPWMPAMGHGISEVPRVTAREPGTFEVSDADLFMPGVWELRLTLKGAVEDSATVTLKLGR encoded by the coding sequence ATGAAAGCACTGCTGATGGGAATGCTGTTGCTGGGAGCGACGCCCTCCGCCGCGCCAGACGCCGGGAGCGACGCGGGACAGGTGAGCGTGGCCACCACCGTGGGAACAGTGGCCAGCGCCTCCGGCCGGCTTCGCGTCGAGGTCCTCTCTTCGATGACACCGCTCCGAAGAGGCGTTCAGGTGTTCCAGGTGCGGGTCACCGACGCCGCTTCGGGAAAGCCGGTGCCCGGTGTCGTGCTGTCCGTCCAACCCTGGATGCCCGCCATGGGCCACGGCATCTCCGAGGTCCCTCGCGTCACCGCGCGAGAGCCCGGGACCTTCGAGGTCTCCGACGCGGACCTCTTCATGCCCGGAGTCTGGGAGCTGCGCTTGACGCTGAAGGGAGCGGTGGAGGACTCCGCGACCGTGACCCTCAAGCTGGGACGGTAG
- a CDS encoding DODA-type extradiol aromatic ring-opening family dioxygenase, giving the protein MPTDPSNASARLPVVFIPHGGGPWPFVDLGLPKAEVQALATYLRQVGQRLVTPPKALLVISAHWEEPVATVMTSAAPPILYDYYGFPPESYRIPWPAPGNPQLAARVRELLSSAGFASSEDAARGYDHGTFIPLKLTYPEADIPCVQLSLKQGLDPAEHLAMGRALAPLRDEGVFIIGSGMTFHNLRAFGDPRAQEVSAKFDAWVQDAATSPAAERDAKLTQWMQAPYARLAHPREEHLLPLMVVAGAAGEDRGTTAWSGSMMGTRISGFQFG; this is encoded by the coding sequence ATGCCGACCGACCCGTCCAACGCCTCCGCGCGACTGCCCGTCGTCTTCATCCCTCACGGCGGCGGCCCGTGGCCCTTCGTGGACCTGGGCCTTCCGAAAGCGGAGGTCCAGGCGCTCGCGACCTACCTGCGTCAGGTGGGCCAGCGGCTCGTGACGCCACCCAAGGCGCTGCTCGTCATCTCCGCCCACTGGGAGGAACCCGTGGCCACCGTGATGACGTCCGCCGCGCCACCCATCCTGTATGACTATTACGGCTTCCCGCCGGAGTCGTACCGCATCCCCTGGCCGGCGCCGGGCAACCCCCAGCTCGCCGCGCGCGTGCGTGAGCTGCTCTCCTCGGCGGGCTTTGCCTCGTCGGAGGATGCGGCGCGCGGCTACGACCACGGCACCTTCATCCCGCTGAAGCTGACGTACCCGGAGGCGGACATCCCCTGCGTCCAGCTGTCGCTGAAGCAGGGGCTGGACCCGGCGGAGCACCTGGCCATGGGCCGGGCGCTCGCGCCGCTTCGCGACGAGGGCGTGTTCATCATCGGCAGCGGGATGACGTTCCACAACCTGCGCGCCTTCGGAGACCCTCGCGCGCAGGAGGTCTCCGCGAAGTTCGACGCGTGGGTCCAGGACGCCGCCACCTCTCCCGCGGCTGAGCGTGACGCGAAGCTCACGCAGTGGATGCAGGCTCCCTACGCGCGGCTCGCCCATCCTCGCGAGGAGCACCTGCTCCCCTTGATGGTCGTCGCCGGTGCCGCCGGTGAGGACCGGGGCACCACCGCCTGGTCCGGCTCCATGATGGGGACGCGCATCTCCGGCTTCCAGTTCGGCTGA
- a CDS encoding type 1 glutamine amidotransferase domain-containing protein, giving the protein MEALTAVKVLLIVTSHSQFGNTGEKTGFWLEELAAPYEQFTKAGAQVDIASPLGGQAPVDPRSEKEQTEDTRAFLADAEATKKLANTKVLAQVKDTYDAYFVVGGHGVMWDLAKHAPTHQLLAAGYARGSVVAAVCHGPAALVGVKGPDGKPLVAGKRVAAFSNAEEQAAKFDAIVPFPLETRMRELGARYESGPLWKSFTVRDGRLVTGQNPASSAATAQEVLKVLAEKKQAPAPKG; this is encoded by the coding sequence ATGGAAGCGCTCACCGCCGTGAAGGTGCTGCTCATCGTCACCAGCCACTCGCAGTTCGGGAACACCGGGGAGAAGACGGGCTTCTGGTTGGAGGAGCTCGCCGCGCCGTACGAGCAGTTCACCAAGGCCGGTGCGCAGGTGGACATCGCGTCGCCGCTGGGCGGCCAGGCGCCCGTGGATCCGCGCAGCGAGAAGGAGCAGACGGAGGACACGCGCGCCTTCCTCGCGGACGCCGAGGCGACGAAGAAGCTGGCGAACACGAAGGTGCTCGCCCAGGTGAAGGACACCTACGACGCGTACTTCGTGGTGGGCGGGCACGGCGTGATGTGGGACCTGGCGAAGCACGCGCCGACGCACCAGCTGCTGGCCGCGGGCTACGCGCGGGGCTCGGTGGTGGCGGCGGTCTGCCACGGCCCGGCGGCGCTGGTGGGCGTGAAGGGGCCGGACGGCAAGCCGCTGGTGGCGGGCAAGCGCGTGGCGGCCTTCAGCAACGCGGAGGAGCAGGCGGCGAAGTTCGACGCCATCGTCCCCTTCCCGCTGGAGACCCGGATGCGCGAGCTGGGCGCGCGCTACGAGTCCGGGCCGTTGTGGAAGAGCTTCACGGTGCGCGACGGGCGGCTCGTCACGGGGCAGAACCCGGCGTCCTCCGCCGCCACCGCGCAGGAGGTCCTGAAGGTCCTGGCGGAGAAGAAGCAGGCCCCGGCCCCCAAGGGCTGA
- a CDS encoding LysR family transcriptional regulator has protein sequence MLGNHEALWTLWEVSRAGTHAAAATRLGITASAVGQQLKALERHVGVALFERVGRRARLTPAGAALVARLGEHLPAVDAALEAASEAQRAVRGEVSLGGPWPFFRYWLRPRLPGLLARHPELRLDVRFDVPSRVSRLLLEGALDLGILGLLPDAPGLEVRAVAQEEFVAIGAPAYLKRWGAPRGARDFAAHRFIAFDADLAMLAPWWRATFGPKEPLPAQVVCRVANLDEMLALVEAGVGLAVLPDYLVAPAVREKRVVTLTPEPGRRSARRPRGTLYVAWRRAAAPTARFLAVRDWLLAG, from the coding sequence ATGCTTGGCAATCACGAAGCGCTCTGGACGCTGTGGGAGGTCAGCCGGGCGGGCACGCACGCGGCCGCCGCCACGCGCCTGGGCATCACCGCCTCCGCCGTGGGCCAGCAGCTCAAGGCCCTGGAGCGGCACGTGGGCGTGGCGCTGTTCGAACGGGTGGGGCGCCGGGCCCGGCTCACTCCAGCGGGAGCCGCCCTCGTCGCGAGGCTGGGCGAGCACCTGCCCGCGGTGGACGCGGCGTTGGAGGCGGCCTCCGAAGCGCAGCGCGCGGTGCGCGGCGAGGTGTCCCTGGGCGGCCCCTGGCCCTTCTTCCGGTACTGGCTCCGGCCCCGCCTGCCGGGCCTGCTGGCGCGACACCCGGAGCTGCGGCTGGACGTGCGCTTCGACGTGCCCAGCCGCGTGTCACGGCTGTTGCTGGAGGGGGCGTTGGACCTGGGCATCCTCGGGCTGTTGCCGGACGCGCCGGGCCTGGAGGTCCGTGCGGTGGCCCAGGAGGAGTTCGTTGCCATAGGCGCGCCCGCGTACCTGAAGCGCTGGGGTGCGCCGCGCGGGGCACGCGACTTCGCTGCGCACCGGTTCATCGCCTTCGACGCGGACCTGGCCATGCTGGCGCCGTGGTGGCGCGCCACCTTCGGTCCGAAGGAGCCCCTGCCGGCGCAGGTGGTGTGCCGCGTCGCGAACCTGGACGAGATGCTGGCCCTGGTGGAGGCGGGCGTGGGGCTGGCGGTGTTGCCCGACTACCTGGTGGCGCCCGCAGTGCGCGAGAAGCGGGTCGTGACGCTCACGCCGGAGCCGGGCCGACGCTCCGCGCGGCGGCCTCGGGGAACGCTCTATGTCGCGTGGCGCAGGGCCGCGGCCCCCACGGCCCGCTTCCTCGCGGTGCGCGACTGGCTCCTGGCCGGATAG